AAGGAATGAGGATTCTCCAGAAGATAGACAGGGATTCCCTCAATGACCTATTTCTTCTTGTTGATACAGTTCTTCTCACAATGTTGCAGTCTTCATTCAACAAAGGaacagtatttattaagcatttactatgttcTCTTCTCAGTGATATGGAGACCTCTGTCCTTTCTGAACTCCTAGTGCAATAGAAGAGACTGACTTATACACAGAAATTAGTAACACAAGGAGATTATGCTAATTATTTAATACACGTAAGATAAAGAAGCTGATAGTTGACTTTTACAAGAATcgggaaaatgcaaattataacagCAAGAAGTTATGATATCCCTTTACACATAAGTTGGCCAAAAGTTGGGTAAAATATGATAACATCAATCTGAGAAAATGGATATACTCTCATATACCTCAAGGAGAAATGGAATCTGCTTTACCCACTTTGTAGGGAAGTTTATCAGTATttattaaattccaaatatgcATATCTTATCGTCTAGAAATTATTAGTATCTACCCCATGAAACTTATGCCCATAGGCATAAGGATGCATGTATAAGAATGTCTGTTGCTGCTAATGAAGCCGTGGACTGTCTGGATTAAGCACCACCACGCAGCAGTAGACAGGTGAGGTATATCTATTTGTGTAGATGCTCTAATCTCTAAGACATAGGCCCACAGTAGACAAGGCAAGCAATGTCCCTGCTCTCATGCAGTTTACCTCCTAGTCAAGAGAAGACAGACAGTGAACAAGTCAGTAAATAAAAGGTAATTTCAGGGAGTGATATGAGTTGCAAAGACAATCAACCATGGCGATGGTGGAGGGCATGGGGGGAGAGATTGCATGGCTATGCAAGGGCCTctgagaagtgacatttgagctgataTTAAGGAGCTAGCTATGACATGGTCTTGGGCAGAGCTTGTGGAGGAGGGGGAGCGGCAGGGGCAAAGACCCTACGATGGGAGCACCACTGGCCTATTCAGAGAATGGAGCTATTTCTGTGTAGGGAGTATAGGGAACTGTGGGAGGATGGGAAGAGGTGTTTAAGAGGATTATGCTGGGCCTTGCAATCATAGTAAAGAGTTGGGGATTGGTTAAAAGTGTAAGGGGAAGTCAGTGGAGGGCTTTAAGCAAAGGAGAGACACCATCCCATTTATATTTCTAAACAACCACTCTGGCTTCTCTATAAAGAGTGGATTATAAAGGGTAAGAGTGGAAGCTGATGAGAGACTGTCGTATCACTGCAGCCACGACGGCACTAACATAGAGGCCAGGACAGGTGATAGCGGGAGAGACAGCTAGGGAAGAGAGGCAATGTGGAACTTGTTAACGGATCAGAGGCAGGTAGCGAGAGACGGGGAAGAGTCAGCAATGACTCCACAGAGAAGTAGGTGGTGGTGTCATTTACTGAGATGCGGGAGATTGTGAAATCCTTAGGTTCTGGGGGAGCAGTACAACTCTTCTATCTGAATAGTCAGAGTCCCGGCCACTCTCCCAGGACCTGCTCTTTAGGAGGGTCCATTCGGTCCCTCTTGCAGTCAGGGAGCGAGAAGTCCTGCCCAtactctcccccacctccactcagAGACTACTTTCACATATGAAGGACCACAGACTTCCCTGTTTCAGTATCTCCAGCCTCACTCCAGGATGGATGGCCGAAGGATGGCCGtttaatggtggtggtggtatgtgggtgtgtgcatgtggagGGGGGGCATTTGTGATACGggtggtgtatgtgtggtgtgtgtgtgtgtgtgtgtgtgtgtgtacagagctTGGGTATGAGGGCTGAGATGACCCCAGGCATGTGAGGAAGCCTTTTCTCGTGGAAGCACAGAGACAGggctgagaagggaaggggagcaggGTGCCCATCAGTCTATACACACACGGTGCCATCTTCACACACGCTAGTAGACGCTCCCAAGCAGTATTTTCACAGCACTTATACACTAGAAATAAGATCATTCTAAAGCAGTGTCTGTGGCAAAGTCCCTCACACCTCTTCACATCACAGAGACTGTGCCAagattgaggcccagagaagtgggGAGACAACACTCTCCTGCTTCGCCATTTTCTCAGGGCCCACCCGTGTGGAGGGAGAGTTGACTGGGGGAGTAATAAGACCAGCGGTCACCTTCCTGAGGGAGGTCCACTCAGTCCATCACTGAATCACTGACTCTAGGACTGGGCCAGGTGCTATGAAAACAGGAACTCTTGTACCCAGCCCCCAGCTCAGGGGATGACACTGTGATGAAATGCCCACTCTTCTGACCTTGGCTTCACCTCCTTAATGCCCTGCAGGTATGTGGAACATGCCTTTGGACAGCCGCTATGTCACACTAACCGGGACCATTACTCGAGGGAAGAAAAAGGGCCAGATGGTGGACATCCACGTCACATTGACGGAGAAGGAGCTGCAAGAATTGACGAAGCCAAAAGGGTCATCAAGAGAAGTAACACCTGAAGACAGAAAGGCCTGCCAAATGGGAGTTGACCGTGGGCCCCATGTGGTCCTTTGGACGCTGGTCTGCCTGCCTGTAGTCTTTATCCTCTCTTTTGTTGTCTCGTTCTACTATGGCACGATCACCTGGTACAACATCTTCCTCGTGTACAACGAGGAGAGGACCTTCTGGCACAAGATCTCATGTTGCCCCTGCCTCATTCTCTTCTATCCGGTGCTCATCATGGCCATggcctcttccctgggcctctatGCTGCTGTGGTCCAGCTCTCATGGTCCTGGGGAGCATGGTGGCAAGCTGCCCGGGACATGGAGAAAGGCTTCTGTGGCTGGCTCTGCAGCAAGCTGGGCCTGGAGGACTGTTCTCCCTACAGCATCGTAGAGTTGCTTGAATCTGACAATATCTCAGGCACTCTCTCCAACAAGGACTCCGCCCAGGAAGTAGAAACTTCCACTGTCTAAACTTCCAAGAACTGATTTCCTTCTGTGGTCCCAATAGCCTATATATCATCTTCCAATTCCAGAAGATTTGTTCTTTACATTAGCCCCCTACCCCTctcagttctggaaaattctagCCCACACTCTTCTGTCCTACCATCTTGATGGTTCCAGGAGAGCAGGGAACAGAAAAGCAATTTATGCCAAAGCAATCCAGCCATGGGTGAATTCTTCTCATTCCTTGCTCTAAAATGACCATTTATCTGGGACAGGAAGCTTAGTTGTGTGTAAGTTCAGGAGCTTGAAGATACTGGTGCCTGGAACCCAGGGGGGTATGTGACTAAAGGTGACAGGGTGAAAAGGGAGGCGCCAGGGAGACCAAGTTCACCAAAAAGAAGTAGGATggagagaaacaggaagcagGGCTACCACAGTGTAGCAGGGATAGTGTAGTAAAGATCTGTGTGTATCACTTAGATTTTGATTTAGTGGCATATGATTAAAACCCTAAAATATCCGTAGTTCAAATAAGATGGAaggttttttatttcttgtgcAGAAGTCTGGGGGCAGACCATCAGGGGACCTGATGAAGTCATCCAAATCCCAGGCTTTATTCCCCTACCATTAGTAGGAGGTAGCCCTCTTTGTCCTTGTCTTCAACACCTCTGTGCTGACTCCAGCTCTGGCCATCACACCCACCTTTCTGGCAGGGCAGAGGAAAGGGCAAAGTGCCTATCTTCCCTGTTTAAGGAGACTTCCCAGAAGTGTCACTCAACAGTTCTTGGATCTTATTGGCCAGACCTTAGTCACATGACCTCACAAGCGCAATAGACTGGGAAATGTCTTTTGGTTGGGCAGCTATATTCTAGGCTAAATTTTTGGGTTCTGctaatttaagcaaaaaaagaaacatggctaTTTCGGCAGGCATGAAAGAATCTCTGCCTCACAGTAATTACTTAAATATATCCAGATGACAACGTGctaatatagttttatttatttatttatttatttatttatttaggcctGAATGTTACACAGAGATTTATACATAGATACTagctatatatactatgtatatgcTATAAATAGATATTAGCAGCTCATGTACTTTGCAATAAGTCTGTAATGTCATGTGGTTTCAGGGTTTTAGGAAGGAAGAGTGAACAGTTGAATGCAATTGGTAGCATAACTTTTTTCCTGGTAGTGAAGGCAGGACTGGGCAGTGATACTTAATCTAATCTACATATTAACGATTGTGTAGGGAGGGATTGAAAACTTCCCCCAACAGGGATCAGTAGCCCTAAGCATGTAGAAGACAGAGTTAGCTTTCTGTCTTTTGGCAAGACCTCACTTACAGCCTCACTCACTCAGACCTTTCTGGAGTTTAAGGAACAGTGGCTTTCCACTGTGAAGCTTGTGTCTTCCTGGCCACTAGGGGGTGTAAGCCAGATGAATACAGTTTGATAGAATCTgaaccttttttcctttttttaaggttatttatttattttgagagagagagagagagggagagagagggagagagagagggagtgcatgggaggggcagagccagagggagagagagagaatcccaagcaggctctgcattgtcagcacagagcccaagcacTGGGGGCTTGGAACCACgaaccttgagataatgacctgagccaaaatcaagagttggacgctcaaccaactgagccacccaggtgccccaaacttttttttttcctttttaaatttattcttgagggTGTCTTTCTAATTTCAAAGAATTGAATCCCAAGAGGTCAAGCAGATTTTGGAGGTTCGGATCCTCACAAGAACAGCTGGTGCCCATTTCTTGTTCATGTCTCAGGAAGAAACTGTGGAAAGACCTGCCGTGAATCAAACCAGATGAGTCAGTAGTGCCCTCTCACGGAAGGCCCGGGACATTTGCCTAATGTATGGCAAATGCCACCTTCAGAAGAACCCCTTTTGAAAACGACAAAAACTTAGCTTCACACGAAACGAAACAAAACTTTGTCcagcatttttgaaaataaacttgGTGCTCTCCGGTGCTTTTGCAGAAAtgtaaaaaattgaaatgaagacaaagaaaataaaaataaaatctaattaaCATTTGTTCACATAGCCTTTGAATGTCTCTAAAATGGCTTTGAGTGCTTCAGCCTGCAGAAAACGGATGAGTGTGGTAGCTGTCCTATATATGTATAACCATCTTCATATGGATCCTTATATCTTGAATCTTTCCACTAATTTAAGGGGATTTACCTAAGCCTCCATTAGGAAGTTGCAACCACACTTGTCACATTTTTCTGGGATGAGGGAAACCAATGGCCAAGGCCAAACATAATCATGATTATGACTAGGGTATAGTGGCCATGGTGGCATGGAGGACGATGGGGTGAAGGTGAGGTTCAAGGGATTCTTAGATGAAGAGGACATGGCCTTCATCCTAGTTAGGCTCACAACCTAGTGAAAGAAATGGGCTTATAAACTGAAATCATTCAAAAAGGGCTCTAACAAGGTTTGTAAAAGCCTAGACTAGAGGCAGGAAAACTTAAACAGATCTAAAGCGATCTCATCTTTGCTGTCAGCAAATACCTAGAGAATAAATACCATACAGGAACATTCTGTTAGCTCATAGTTATTCAATCTTCATGGTGAATATCAGGAAGGAAGACTATGCTTTCCAACTGCTTTGCAGCCATAATACACTGAGCTGGGTAAACTATAATTGATCCAGCATGATGATATTGCTATTTCTAAACCATCCTGTCTATTGACATTAAGCAACACTTTCATGTCAGTTCAAGTCCAAGGGGGCATAAAACCCTTATTCTgcaggattttcattttttttaatttatttattcattttgagagagagagagagaatgagtagtggaggggcagaaagtgagggagagaaagaatcccacataggctctgcgctgttagcacagagcctgaggcagggctcagactcaacaaaccatgagatcatgacctgagccgaaaccaagagttgcatgcttaactgactgagccacccaggcacccctccaggaTTTTCAATATAACAAGatgctaacttttaaaaagtttagatgacctaaaagtttccttgtgcccttGATGGCCATCCGTTGCAACAGCTTCGTGGATGACAtaattcccccttccccccccttttAAGATGCAAACAAGCAGAAGTACTAGAATCTCTTATTCCTCCCAGGAAAGGAACCTGTACTGGAGAATGTGTGGGtgtgagagagtggggaagagggaggaagaggaagagaaaagagaagaactagAAACGACATGCAAGACAAAAACACAGACATTGTtgacacaaaatgaacaaaccttttaGAATCTCTAAAAGTAAGAAAGACTTTTATTCAAGCCCAAGTGATGACATGCTCTTTGGAGAATGAAGTTTTTACAGAGATTCATGCTCTTTGGAGAATGAAGTTTTTACAGGGTTATGTACTGTAAGGCACGAATCACCAGCTTAAACGCAAAGGGATGCAGGGAGTACGAGTATTGATCGATAACTCAAGGACAAGATGGGTTCCATCATCCACAAAGCAGATGTATGATGTACATGTGGCAGCCCATAAATCAGGTTACGTACAGTCATGCTGACTTAGTAAGAAACCTAGAATGGCTTTCTTTGTCTATCAGGCCTTTCGAGAGTTTTTCTCTCATCAACATGAAGGTTACAAATTTCCTTCACCATAGTGAATTTCCAGTAATTCTATCTACTtgttacatagaaaaaaatttttaagtatttgagttttaaaagaacCCCTTGGGTTTGAACCAAAAGCTTGAAGTGATGTGACATGGGCTGTGAACACAtgatcaacatttttttaattaaaaaatgtttttatttttttcattaaaaaacgttttggggcgcctgggtggcgcagtcggttaagcgtccgacttcagccaggtcacgatcttgcggtctgtgagttcgagccccgcgtcaggctctgggctgatggctcagagcctggagcctgtttccaattctgtgtctccctctctctctgcccctcccccgttcatgctctgtctctctctgtcccaaaaataaataaacattgaaaaaaaaaaaaaaattaaaaaaaaaaaaaaagtttaaaaaacgtttttattAAAACACAAGGACCAGACGTGCGGGCAGAAAAAGCTTGGGATGGTGAGGAGCAATTggttatatacttttaagtaGGGGGGGTAGGTGGGTGAAGACAAAGGAAGATTCTAAAAtggattttcatatgttaaagatgACTTACAGGATCTTAGAGgtctggctattgtcaagctacAGTTGCTTTTTGCCTCTATCACAGCATTGACATTAAGGCagttgtgagttccttgaggaatgtcatcctctgcctgtctcaagtatttgtTAATGGCCtgcaagttgtaaggaaatttaattttacttacatCTTTTTTGCCTTTGCTCTCCTCATCATGAAGAGCCTCCCCAGTTCTATGAGCACGCTCTGAAAATGTCTGACTCTACTGGCACCAGTGGATAACACTGTctcccctccaggcccctccttCCTCATGGTATCCTTATCTTTTCAGCTTCAGTTTCTGCTTATCCCAGGCCCATCtgcaagagggagagaatctggtTGGATTTGATTCCCCGGTTTGGACATAAGTTTGCAGCTACTGTGCAGATTGCCGGACCCTTCGTGCAATCACCTCTCAGCTAGTTGGTCATTCGGTATAGAAGATCGCTGTTTCTGTGCAAGGCTAAAGCAAGCTGGGCACTTTCTTTTGAAAGGGGCAGTGAGCATGTCAGGCACTGTGACTGATAGCCCCCAGATCTAGAACACCTCCCTAGATTTGCTTTTGGAATTAAACCTCACCTCCTCCCTTCCAAGCCAGCAATACTTCAGACTATTGGGAAATCCTTAGCGGGTGCTATGTCCTGCTTCCTGGCCTGTGCACGTCCCATTTCCTCTGCAAAgaaaggaatcaatcccactccTGATTGCCTGGAAATCTTCCTTCAGTAGTTGGCTCCAAAGTCATCGCATCTGTTTACTCTTTCATTAGCccctttttgaaaaacaaaacaaaacaaaaacaaaaacgaaaacgcCCACAACAGGCTTTTAGAGAAGCTAGGTGATTTTCTGGATTCATACTCCTACCCAAAGAACTCTAACTCCAGAACTCTGACACTAACTGCTGCAGGGATTACTCTCAATAACGGCAAAGGGAAGCGAATCTTTGAGAGCAGCGATTCATCTCTACCTAATTCTAAAGACCTGAGCAGCTCCAGGTCTCCAAGCGCCTCACCAAGGCAGGACGCAAAGTATCTGCGCATGCTCTGAGCGTCAGCGCACAGTTTCCCCGCCTCTTCCAGGCTCCTTGAGTTGCGGCCCTTTTTTACGACGCCCTGCCTCCGACTCCGCCGGACCTTTGCAGCCGTGCGCGAGGTTCCTGCCCGGAAGAGGCGGCTACGGCACCCGCGCGCGGACAACATGGCGCGGTCCAGGAGTAAGGTAGACAGAGCGTGGCCTTGGGTTTTCCTGGTGCAGGGCATCCGGAGAGGGTGGTTCGGAAGCAGGAATCATGGGATCACCGCGGTGCCAAGGATGGGGGAAAGAAGAGGTGATCGCGGCGGCCCGTGGCCGGATCCCGAGGGCCGGCCCGAAGGCTGCGCTGAGAAAAACTGgggatttggagtcagaagacctgaatTTGAGCCTCGTCTACTCCCCCCTCACTCCGCCACCTCGGCCCTCCCATCCTCTGACTTCCTCCTCATCACCTCCTCGTCccacctcttccccaccctctttctttcttagtcCAACCTCTTCTCCTCCATCACTTCTTCCAACTCCTCcatttctgagccttagtttttaTAAAATCTATACGAGAATGAAAGGTTTGATAAGCACCTACCCACAGACTTGGAGAAGTTCAGAGAGGGTCTGAGTAAAATACGTAACTTAAAACGTAAAGCGCCATGTTATTACCTCTGTAACAATCTTTCACATTTATCGAAAATTTACCCTGTAAGGCACTGATGTAAATGCTTTATTCTTATCCCATGTAATCTCCACAACAAACCCATGAGGTGAGAACTGTTATTCCCagtttacagttgagaaaactgggGCATAGAGAAAGTGAAATGATTAGCCCAAGGTTATCCAGTCCGTAAGAGGTGGAATTCATACGTGACCCCAGGCTGTCAGGTTTCAGAGCCCTATCTGTGTTGCTAGGAGCCTGTGACCCTCATTGTCCCACATTAATAATAGACATTATGAtggaatttttaaatgacttt
The window above is part of the Prionailurus bengalensis isolate Pbe53 chromosome C1, Fcat_Pben_1.1_paternal_pri, whole genome shotgun sequence genome. Proteins encoded here:
- the TMEM169 gene encoding transmembrane protein 169 gives rise to the protein MEELAPVEVQGQLPSPHQGSLRKAMAAALALDGESTMGRRKKKRKESRPESIIIYRSENEKLDEEPGESEGGDRPKEEEGDDFLDYPADDGMWNMPLDSRYVTLTGTITRGKKKGQMVDIHVTLTEKELQELTKPKGSSREVTPEDRKACQMGVDRGPHVVLWTLVCLPVVFILSFVVSFYYGTITWYNIFLVYNEERTFWHKISCCPCLILFYPVLIMAMASSLGLYAAVVQLSWSWGAWWQAARDMEKGFCGWLCSKLGLEDCSPYSIVELLESDNISGTLSNKDSAQEVETSTV